A genome region from Baekduia alba includes the following:
- a CDS encoding vanadium-dependent haloperoxidase, with amino-acid sequence MTALTVDDGNPATPYDPSFKPLISTPLHPEYPSGHAGFAGAAEQTLRTLIGPHPAKPIVVTSPNAVGVYRTYAEWAEATQDNIDARVWEGIHLRSTDVTSAELGRQIARAELKAAGVSGPLE; translated from the coding sequence GTGACGGCGCTGACGGTCGACGACGGCAACCCGGCGACGCCGTACGACCCGTCGTTCAAGCCGCTCATCAGCACGCCGCTGCACCCCGAGTACCCGAGCGGGCACGCGGGCTTCGCGGGCGCGGCCGAGCAGACGCTGCGCACGCTGATCGGCCCGCATCCGGCGAAGCCGATCGTGGTCACCAGCCCGAATGCGGTCGGCGTGTACCGGACCTACGCCGAGTGGGCCGAAGCGACCCAGGACAACATCGACGCGCGCGTGTGGGAGGGCATCCACCTGCGCTCGACCGACGTGACGAGCGCGGAGCTCGGGCGGCAGATCGCGCGGGCCGAGCTGAAGGCCGCCGGGGTCAGCGGACCGCTGGAGTAG
- a CDS encoding STAS domain-containing protein: MAVDDGDARLVVTVRGELDLATAPELEETLMAPLRDGRHTVLDLRGLDFMDSTGVRVIVAAHLAAQESGGRLAIVRTDPAGPVGRVLEISGLDAVLDLVDEP, from the coding sequence GTGGCGGTCGATGACGGCGACGCTCGTCTCGTCGTGACCGTCCGCGGCGAGCTCGACCTGGCGACCGCGCCGGAGCTCGAGGAGACGCTGATGGCTCCCCTGCGCGACGGCCGCCACACGGTCCTCGACCTGCGCGGGCTCGACTTCATGGACTCGACTGGGGTCCGCGTCATCGTCGCCGCGCACCTCGCGGCCCAGGAGTCGGGCGGTCGCCTGGCGATCGTCCGGACCGACCCCGCGGGGCCTGTCGGACGGGTCCTGGAGATCTCCGGGCTCGACGCCGTCCTCGACCTGGTCGACGAGCCGTAA
- the fgd gene encoding glucose-6-phosphate dehydrogenase (coenzyme-F420): MGVRIGYKASAEQFDPATLLGFSRHAEEVGLDIVATSDHFQPWRHREGHSPAALPWLGAATQATSRALLGTSVLTPTLRYEPAIVAQAFATLGCLAPGRVFLGVGTGEAMNETPATGAEFPGRKERRLRMAEAIELIRKLWREERVDFEGEYYTTSQATIYDRPTEEVPIYVAASGPLAAKLAGRVGDGFICTSGKDPQLYLDLLEKVREGAEAAGRDHAQIRHMIEIKVSYDRDKQKAYDNTHFWAPLALTPEQKEGIEDPIEMERVADEHLDQAHTRFIVSDDPDEVVERIGTYLDLGFDDLLLHGPGPDQTRFLDQFSEDVLPKLRERAG, from the coding sequence ATGGGCGTGCGCATCGGTTACAAGGCTTCGGCGGAGCAGTTCGATCCGGCGACGTTGTTGGGGTTCTCGCGGCATGCGGAGGAGGTGGGGCTCGACATCGTCGCGACGTCGGATCACTTCCAGCCGTGGCGGCATCGCGAGGGGCATTCGCCGGCGGCGTTGCCCTGGTTGGGCGCGGCGACGCAGGCGACGTCCCGCGCGCTGCTGGGGACGAGCGTGTTGACGCCCACGTTGCGCTACGAGCCGGCGATCGTCGCGCAGGCCTTCGCGACGTTGGGCTGCCTGGCTCCGGGGCGCGTGTTCCTGGGCGTCGGGACGGGCGAGGCGATGAACGAGACGCCCGCCACGGGCGCCGAGTTCCCCGGGCGCAAGGAGCGGCGGCTGCGGATGGCCGAGGCCATCGAGCTGATCCGCAAGCTGTGGCGCGAGGAGCGCGTCGACTTCGAGGGCGAGTACTACACGACGTCGCAGGCGACGATCTACGACCGGCCCACCGAGGAGGTCCCGATCTACGTGGCGGCCTCCGGGCCGCTGGCCGCGAAGCTGGCGGGCCGCGTCGGCGACGGGTTCATCTGCACCTCGGGCAAGGATCCGCAGCTGTACCTGGACCTGTTGGAGAAGGTCCGGGAGGGCGCCGAGGCCGCCGGGCGCGACCACGCGCAGATCCGGCACATGATCGAGATCAAGGTCTCCTACGACCGCGACAAGCAGAAGGCCTACGACAACACCCACTTCTGGGCGCCGCTGGCGCTGACGCCGGAGCAGAAGGAGGGCATCGAGGACCCGATCGAGATGGAACGCGTCGCCGACGAGCACCTCGACCAGGCCCACACCCGGTTCATCGTCTCCGACGACCCCGACGAGGTCGTCGAGCGGATCGGCACCTACCTCGACCTCGGCTTCGACGACCTCCTGCTCCACGGCCCAGGCCCCGACCAGACCCGGTTCCTGGACCAGTTCTCCGAGGACGTGCTGCCGAAGCTGCGGGAGCGGGCGGGGTAG
- a CDS encoding O-acetylhomoserine aminocarboxypropyltransferase/cysteine synthase family protein, with protein sequence MSDDAAITYRPETVALHGGQSPDPTTNARAVPIYQTTSYVFDDTEHAADLFALKVPGNIYSRIANPTWDVLEQRLAQLEGGVGALVTASGQAAVTYSVLNVARAGDNIISVSQLYGGTYNLFAHTLPQYGIEVRFVDADDPGAVAALVDDRTRLVFGETIGNPRLNVLDVPAWAEAAHAHGLPLIIDNTVATPIGARVLDLGADIAVHSLTKFIGGHGTSIGGALVDAGRFDWVAHGARFPGLTQPDPSYHGVVWSDALGPAAYIGRARTVLLRNTGAALSPFNAFLFLQGVETLPLRIERHNENALKIARWLKEHESVAWVSYPGLEDDAYHDVAGRVLQGGYGALVTFGVVGGLESGRKFIESLGLFSHLANIGDAKSLAIHNATTTHSQLNAEELAAAGVTEDTVRLSVGIEHIDDLIADLDQALAHARVPATA encoded by the coding sequence ATGTCCGACGACGCCGCCATCACCTACCGCCCCGAGACGGTCGCCCTGCACGGCGGCCAGTCGCCCGATCCGACGACGAACGCCCGCGCGGTCCCGATCTACCAGACGACGTCCTACGTCTTCGACGACACCGAGCACGCCGCCGACCTGTTCGCGCTGAAGGTGCCGGGCAACATCTACTCGCGGATCGCGAACCCGACCTGGGACGTCCTCGAGCAGCGCCTCGCGCAGCTCGAGGGCGGCGTCGGCGCGCTGGTCACCGCGTCCGGCCAGGCCGCGGTCACCTACTCGGTCCTGAACGTCGCGCGCGCCGGCGACAACATCATCTCGGTCTCGCAGCTCTACGGCGGGACCTACAACCTGTTCGCGCACACGCTGCCGCAGTACGGGATCGAGGTGCGCTTCGTCGACGCCGACGACCCGGGCGCGGTCGCGGCGCTGGTCGACGACCGGACGCGACTGGTGTTCGGCGAGACGATCGGCAACCCGCGGCTCAACGTGCTCGACGTCCCGGCCTGGGCCGAGGCCGCGCACGCCCACGGCCTGCCGTTGATCATCGACAACACGGTCGCGACGCCGATCGGCGCGCGCGTCCTGGACCTCGGCGCCGACATCGCGGTGCACTCGCTGACGAAGTTCATCGGCGGCCACGGCACGTCGATCGGCGGCGCGCTGGTCGACGCCGGGCGCTTCGACTGGGTCGCGCACGGGGCGCGGTTCCCGGGTCTGACGCAGCCGGACCCGTCCTACCACGGCGTGGTGTGGAGCGACGCGCTCGGCCCCGCCGCCTACATCGGCCGCGCGCGGACGGTCCTGCTGCGCAACACGGGCGCGGCGCTGTCGCCGTTCAACGCGTTCCTGTTCCTGCAGGGGGTCGAGACGCTGCCGCTGCGGATCGAGCGCCACAACGAGAACGCGCTCAAGATCGCGCGCTGGCTCAAGGAGCACGAGAGCGTCGCGTGGGTCTCCTACCCCGGGCTGGAGGACGACGCCTACCACGACGTCGCCGGCCGGGTGCTGCAGGGCGGCTACGGCGCGCTCGTGACCTTCGGCGTGGTCGGCGGCCTCGAGTCGGGCCGGAAGTTCATCGAGTCGCTCGGGCTGTTCAGCCACCTCGCGAACATCGGCGACGCCAAGTCGCTGGCGATCCACAACGCCACGACCACGCACTCCCAGCTCAACGCCGAGGAGCTCGCGGCGGCCGGCGTGACCGAGGACACCGTCCGACTGTCGGTCGGCATCGAGCACATCGACGACCTGATCGCCGACCTCGACCAGGCACTCGCGCACGCGCGCGTGCCGGCGACGGCGTAG
- a CDS encoding esterase/lipase family protein — protein sequence MTQTLARARDGADGADGSELGALADLATEGFGAAVARVEELHTAIANRSFGPAAAASAPSRAVHDAIAGAVYAGVRGAGALLGGGLARSVRAAGGGPRITDDPRGRLAQGALNGLWGDRLEAGASALAVPMAVRAGGRDVACDSEALARAFPADRVTARPVVFVHGLCESDTAWGIRAERHGATTYASRVVAPIGRTPVFLRYNSGLAIAENGRRLSALLEALVAAWPVPIDDLALVGHSMGGLVIRSAGHAAAADGHTWPARVDTTISLGTPHRGAPLAQAAHLAASALDVTPESRPFGAVLRASSAGIQDLRHGLDVPLIAGAEHHAVAATVTEAEEHPVGRLVGDLLVLTASAHGSEATRRHVGGHDHFDLLNSPALDDLLRDWLSAPDGSGR from the coding sequence ATGACGCAGACGCTCGCGCGCGCACGCGACGGCGCCGACGGCGCCGACGGCAGTGAGCTGGGCGCGCTCGCCGACCTGGCCACCGAAGGGTTCGGCGCCGCGGTCGCGCGCGTCGAGGAGCTGCACACGGCGATCGCCAACCGGTCCTTCGGCCCGGCGGCGGCCGCCTCGGCGCCGTCGCGCGCGGTGCACGACGCGATCGCCGGCGCCGTCTACGCGGGCGTCCGCGGCGCGGGCGCGCTGCTCGGCGGTGGGCTGGCGCGCAGCGTCCGGGCGGCCGGTGGCGGCCCGCGCATCACCGACGACCCGCGCGGCCGGCTCGCGCAGGGCGCGCTGAACGGCCTGTGGGGCGACCGGCTGGAGGCCGGGGCGAGCGCGCTCGCGGTCCCGATGGCCGTCCGCGCCGGCGGGCGCGACGTCGCCTGCGACTCCGAGGCGCTGGCGCGCGCGTTCCCGGCCGATCGCGTCACCGCGCGTCCCGTGGTCTTCGTCCACGGCCTGTGCGAGAGCGACACCGCGTGGGGGATCCGGGCCGAGCGCCATGGCGCCACGACGTACGCGTCGCGGGTGGTGGCGCCGATCGGCCGGACGCCCGTCTTCCTCCGCTACAACTCGGGCCTCGCGATCGCCGAGAACGGCCGGCGGCTCTCCGCGCTGCTGGAGGCGCTCGTCGCCGCGTGGCCGGTCCCGATCGACGACCTCGCGCTGGTCGGCCACTCGATGGGCGGTCTGGTGATCCGCAGCGCGGGCCACGCCGCCGCCGCCGACGGCCACACGTGGCCGGCGCGGGTCGACACCACCATCTCGCTCGGCACGCCGCATCGCGGCGCGCCGCTCGCCCAGGCCGCGCACCTCGCCGCGTCCGCGCTGGACGTCACGCCCGAGAGCCGCCCGTTCGGCGCCGTCCTGCGGGCCAGCAGCGCGGGCATCCAGGACCTGCGCCACGGGCTCGACGTCCCGTTGATCGCGGGTGCCGAGCACCACGCGGTCGCGGCGACGGTCACCGAGGCCGAGGAGCATCCCGTCGGACGCCTGGTCGGCGACCTCCTCGTCCTGACGGCGAGCGCGCACGGCAGCGAGGCGACACGGCGGCACGTGGGCGGTCACGACCACTTCGATCTGCTCAACAGCCCCGCCCTGGACGACCTCCTGCGGGACTGGCTTTCCGCACCGGATGGGTCAGGAAGGTGA
- a CDS encoding CsbD family protein, producing the protein MSDGTTDDLKGRAKEAAGDLTDDKSLKNEGKVDRASGSVKDKVGDAADKVKDVLRKD; encoded by the coding sequence ATGAGCGACGGAACGACAGACGATCTCAAGGGCCGTGCCAAGGAGGCCGCCGGTGACCTCACCGACGACAAGAGCCTCAAGAACGAAGGCAAGGTCGACCGCGCCAGCGGCTCGGTCAAGGACAAGGTCGGCGACGCCGCCGACAAGGTGAAGGACGTGCTCCGAAAGGATTGA
- the metX gene encoding homoserine O-acetyltransferase MetX, which translates to MASTAIERAGQRVVLYGEDDPLALACGRTLAPVEVAYATYGTLNADRSNAVFVCHALTGDADASGAGGWWSTMVGPGRPIDTDALFVICPNLLGGCRGTTGPSSVDPGTGKAYGLDFPPLAIADLVTVHRRLLSHLGIARLHAAIGGSMGGMQVLQWLIDAPGEVQRAVLVGASPRLTAQNIALSHVARRAILDDPDFRDGDYAAAGVRPARGLATARRLANVTYLSEDGMAQKFARAEPDGWAGVGDAARWLAPAYDVESYLEHQAETFLARFDALSYLYLTRIMDAFDPFGGPSAPALDPATRALVVSFTSDWRFGTEHSRALAAGLRRGGIDQVDEQVIASPWGHDSFLLDVPEYLDRVRAFVNDR; encoded by the coding sequence ATGGCGTCGACCGCGATCGAACGCGCGGGCCAGCGGGTCGTCCTCTACGGCGAGGACGACCCGCTGGCGCTGGCTTGCGGGCGGACGCTGGCGCCGGTGGAGGTCGCGTACGCGACGTACGGGACGCTGAACGCGGACCGCTCCAACGCGGTCTTCGTGTGCCATGCGCTGACCGGCGATGCGGACGCGTCGGGCGCGGGCGGATGGTGGTCGACGATGGTCGGTCCGGGCCGGCCGATCGACACCGACGCGCTCTTCGTGATCTGCCCCAACCTGCTCGGCGGCTGTCGAGGGACGACGGGGCCCTCGTCGGTCGACCCGGGCACCGGCAAGGCCTATGGGTTGGACTTCCCGCCGCTGGCGATCGCCGACCTCGTGACGGTGCACCGGCGGTTGTTGTCGCACCTGGGGATCGCGCGGCTGCACGCCGCGATCGGCGGGTCGATGGGCGGGATGCAGGTGCTGCAGTGGCTGATCGACGCGCCCGGCGAGGTCCAGCGGGCGGTGCTGGTGGGCGCGTCCCCGCGGCTGACGGCGCAGAACATCGCGCTGTCGCACGTCGCGCGCCGGGCGATCCTGGACGACCCGGACTTCCGCGACGGCGACTACGCGGCGGCGGGCGTGCGGCCGGCGCGCGGGTTGGCGACCGCGCGGCGCCTGGCCAACGTCACGTACCTGAGCGAGGACGGGATGGCGCAGAAGTTCGCGCGCGCGGAGCCCGATGGCTGGGCGGGCGTCGGCGACGCGGCGCGCTGGCTGGCGCCGGCCTACGACGTCGAGTCCTACCTCGAGCACCAGGCCGAGACCTTCCTGGCGCGCTTCGACGCGCTGTCCTACCTGTACCTGACGCGGATCATGGACGCGTTCGACCCGTTCGGCGGGCCCTCGGCGCCGGCACTCGATCCCGCCACGCGCGCGTTGGTGGTGTCGTTCACGAGCGACTGGCGCTTCGGGACCGAGCACTCGCGGGCGCTGGCCGCAGGCCTGCGGCGCGGCGGGATCGACCAGGTCGACGAGCAGGTGATCGCCTCGCCGTGGGGCCACGACTCGTTCCTGCTCGACGTCCCGGAGTACCTCGATCGGGTGAGGGCCTTCGTCAACGACCGCTGA
- a CDS encoding aminopeptidase: MSSEDKRAAFDDPEVLERFADLVVKTAANLQRGQLLAIGSEIGKEAVTRAVAAAGYRHGAKFVDVAYFDLHVKRARLQYADEETLDYVPPYLGERILQLGELHAARVGLTGPAHPGLLSDLDPNRVGRDQLPAVRETGKVVNERKTNWTAVPCPTRPWAQLVHPDLDPEDAWIKLCDEILHVCRLDEDDPIAAWEERATTLVTAADKLTSRGFDALRFEGPGTDLTVGLNKTSKFLAARFETVDGIVHLPNLPSEEIFTSPDPTRAEGVVRATKPLVLGGSIIRGLEVEFRDGRAVRIDADENAEVLRSYAARDENANRLGETALVDGDGRIGKLDTVFFDTLLDENAASHIALGHAYQMCVDESEWDKVNDSTIHVDFMIGSNDVSVHGLDAAGASTPVLVGGAWQL; this comes from the coding sequence ATGAGCTCCGAGGACAAGCGCGCGGCCTTCGACGATCCCGAGGTCCTGGAACGGTTCGCCGACCTCGTCGTCAAGACGGCGGCCAACCTCCAGCGCGGCCAGCTCCTCGCGATCGGCTCCGAGATCGGCAAGGAGGCCGTGACCCGCGCGGTCGCCGCCGCCGGCTACCGGCACGGCGCGAAGTTCGTCGACGTCGCGTACTTCGACCTGCACGTCAAGCGCGCGCGCCTCCAGTACGCCGACGAGGAGACGCTGGACTACGTCCCGCCCTACCTCGGCGAGCGGATCCTGCAGCTCGGCGAGCTGCACGCCGCGCGCGTCGGGCTGACCGGGCCGGCGCATCCGGGGCTGCTGAGCGACCTGGACCCCAACCGCGTCGGCCGCGACCAGCTGCCGGCGGTGCGGGAGACCGGCAAGGTCGTCAACGAGCGCAAGACCAACTGGACCGCGGTGCCGTGCCCGACGCGGCCGTGGGCGCAGCTCGTCCATCCCGACCTCGACCCCGAGGACGCCTGGATCAAGCTGTGCGACGAGATCCTTCACGTGTGCCGGCTCGACGAGGACGACCCGATCGCGGCATGGGAGGAGCGTGCGACGACGCTCGTCACCGCCGCCGACAAGCTGACGTCGCGCGGGTTCGACGCCCTGCGCTTCGAAGGTCCGGGCACCGACCTGACGGTCGGGCTGAACAAGACCTCCAAGTTCCTCGCGGCGCGCTTCGAGACCGTCGACGGGATCGTGCACCTGCCGAACCTCCCGTCGGAGGAGATCTTCACCTCGCCGGACCCGACCCGCGCCGAGGGCGTCGTGCGCGCGACCAAGCCGCTGGTGCTGGGCGGCTCGATCATCCGCGGGCTCGAGGTCGAGTTCCGCGACGGCCGCGCCGTCCGCATCGACGCCGACGAGAACGCCGAGGTGCTGCGCTCCTACGCAGCGCGCGACGAGAACGCCAACCGGCTCGGCGAGACCGCGCTGGTCGACGGCGACGGTCGCATCGGCAAGCTCGACACGGTGTTCTTCGACACGTTGTTGGATGAGAACGCCGCGTCGCACATCGCGCTGGGGCATGCTTACCAGATGTGCGTCGACGAGTCCGAGTGGGACAAGGTCAACGACTCGACCATCCACGTGGACTTCATGATCGGCTCCAACGACGTCAGCGTCCACGGCCTCGACGCCGCCGGCGCCTCGACGCCCGTGCTCGTCGGCGGCGCCTGGCAGCTCTGA
- a CDS encoding VOC family protein, translated as MDITGVDFIAVPTQDYERAAVFYGETLGLEFLKAWGSFPAGEFQAGNLTIAVMQSEAFGLEFRQSSTAVALQVADVEVARAELEAQGVTFRPVEESTLDSGVCHQAFFTDPDGNPLILHHRYAPKDARPAVS; from the coding sequence ATGGACATCACCGGAGTCGACTTCATCGCCGTGCCCACGCAGGACTACGAGCGGGCGGCGGTGTTCTATGGCGAGACGTTGGGGCTCGAGTTCCTGAAAGCGTGGGGCAGCTTCCCGGCGGGCGAGTTCCAGGCCGGGAACCTCACGATCGCGGTCATGCAGAGCGAGGCCTTCGGGTTGGAGTTCCGGCAGAGCTCGACGGCGGTCGCGCTGCAGGTGGCCGACGTCGAGGTCGCGCGGGCGGAGCTCGAGGCTCAAGGCGTGACGTTCCGGCCGGTCGAGGAGTCGACGCTGGACTCGGGCGTCTGCCATCAGGCGTTCTTCACCGACCCGGACGGCAACCCGCTGATCCTGCACCACCGCTACGCGCCGAAGGACGCGCGGCCGGCGGTCAGCTAG
- a CDS encoding DUF6812 domain-containing protein, which yields MQTRQERVYFETPRHRIAGTLTLARDGYRSRVSDVLNASERDFIPLTDVTVELVGHDGPGTHHDFLAVSRHHVVIAIPELPEDGQLDPAAAAMPPAGAR from the coding sequence ATGCAGACTCGCCAGGAACGCGTGTACTTCGAGACCCCTCGGCATCGGATCGCCGGAACCCTGACGCTCGCCCGCGACGGCTACCGCAGCCGCGTGTCCGACGTCCTCAACGCGTCCGAGCGCGACTTCATCCCGCTCACCGACGTGACCGTCGAGCTCGTCGGCCACGACGGCCCGGGCACGCACCACGACTTCCTCGCGGTGTCGCGGCACCACGTCGTCATCGCGATCCCCGAGCTGCCCGAGGACGGGCAGCTCGACCCCGCGGCGGCCGCGATGCCGCCGGCCGGCGCGCGCTAG
- a CDS encoding J domain-containing protein has translation MDPHAVLGLDPAASPEEVHRAYRDLAKRFHPDRAGDGEMMISINAAYDLLRDRLEEGYAEGPPRATTPAAAPGSAVKIAGAWLAPTVRRVLARELLAALEPDEQVDEVLLTSTGDSHDVQLALTDRRLLWLRDDAIMGRVRSLRYRDLVAVEQRAGGRFRRGAQLRVRSAGSGRWLRFFDLRPEVLARVAARISARAPS, from the coding sequence GTGGATCCGCATGCCGTACTCGGGCTGGACCCGGCCGCCTCGCCCGAGGAGGTGCACCGCGCCTACCGGGACCTGGCCAAGCGCTTCCACCCCGACCGCGCGGGCGACGGCGAGATGATGATCTCGATCAACGCCGCCTACGACCTGCTGCGCGACCGCCTGGAGGAGGGCTACGCCGAGGGCCCGCCGCGCGCGACCACGCCGGCGGCGGCTCCCGGGTCCGCCGTCAAGATCGCCGGGGCGTGGCTGGCGCCCACCGTCCGCCGCGTCCTGGCGCGCGAGCTGCTCGCCGCGCTGGAGCCCGACGAGCAGGTCGACGAGGTGCTGCTGACCTCCACCGGCGACAGCCACGACGTCCAGCTCGCGCTCACCGACCGACGCCTGCTGTGGCTGCGCGACGACGCGATCATGGGCCGCGTGCGCTCGCTGCGCTACCGCGACCTCGTGGCCGTCGAGCAGCGCGCCGGCGGGCGCTTCCGCCGTGGCGCCCAATTGCGCGTGCGTTCCGCCGGCAGCGGGCGCTGGCTGCGGTTCTTCGACCTGCGCCCGGAGGTCCTGGCGCGCGTCGCCGCCCGCATCTCCGCGCGTGCGCCCTCGTGA
- a CDS encoding SDR family oxidoreductase — protein sequence MLPTRSDAVLLTGVTGFVGTAVALRILERSDRQIVALVRAADRREAAERVRGALAEVTPPELLDAYAARCAAVPADLLADGLGLRHGDREEIARRCDEVIHCAASVSFDLPLDLARAVNAAGAARIAELAARVAQRGEGLRRVVHVSTAYVAGDRDGTFGEDDVTRDVPFRNTYEQTKHEAEELLRAWEPALPLQIVRPSIVVGDRTTGWTRSFNVLYWPLKQFARGRLPVVPAIADAPVDVVPVDYVADTVLGLAGAPAGTYHAVAGEQAATVAEVIDLAAARFGVPAPEIVDPRVIDEALARPMGEAQRRALEQARIFFPYFRLGVRFDDRWARGILAPRGVATDPLHTYFDTLIDFAQRAAWGGRTGLTVTSSGVTVAA from the coding sequence ATGCTCCCCACGCGCAGCGACGCCGTCTTGCTCACCGGTGTGACCGGGTTCGTCGGGACCGCGGTGGCGCTCCGGATCTTAGAGCGCTCAGATCGGCAGATCGTCGCGCTCGTCCGCGCGGCCGATCGGCGCGAGGCCGCGGAGCGCGTGCGGGGCGCGCTCGCCGAGGTCACGCCGCCCGAGCTCCTGGACGCCTATGCCGCGCGCTGCGCCGCCGTCCCGGCCGACCTGCTCGCGGACGGGCTCGGCCTCCGCCACGGCGACCGCGAGGAGATCGCGCGCCGCTGCGACGAGGTGATCCACTGCGCGGCGTCGGTGTCGTTCGACCTGCCGCTCGACCTCGCGCGCGCCGTGAACGCCGCCGGGGCGGCGCGGATCGCGGAGCTCGCTGCGCGCGTCGCGCAGCGCGGCGAGGGCCTGCGCCGCGTCGTCCACGTCTCGACCGCCTATGTTGCCGGCGACCGCGACGGCACGTTCGGCGAGGACGACGTCACGCGCGACGTCCCGTTCCGCAACACCTACGAGCAGACCAAGCACGAGGCCGAGGAGCTGCTGCGCGCCTGGGAGCCGGCGTTGCCGCTCCAGATCGTCCGGCCGAGCATCGTCGTGGGCGACCGGACCACGGGGTGGACCCGATCGTTCAACGTCCTGTACTGGCCGCTGAAGCAGTTCGCGCGCGGTCGGCTGCCGGTCGTGCCCGCGATCGCCGACGCGCCGGTGGACGTGGTGCCGGTCGACTACGTCGCCGACACCGTCCTGGGCCTGGCCGGCGCACCCGCCGGGACCTACCACGCCGTCGCCGGCGAGCAGGCCGCCACCGTCGCCGAGGTGATCGACCTCGCGGCCGCGCGGTTCGGCGTCCCGGCGCCGGAGATCGTCGACCCGCGCGTGATCGACGAGGCGCTGGCCCGGCCGATGGGGGAGGCGCAGCGGCGCGCGCTCGAGCAGGCGCGGATCTTCTTCCCGTACTTCCGCCTCGGCGTGCGCTTCGACGACCGCTGGGCGCGCGGGATCCTGGCGCCGCGCGGGGTCGCGACCGACCCGCTGCACACGTACTTCGACACGTTGATCGACTTCGCCCAGCGCGCCGCCTGGGGCGGACGCACCGGCTTGACCGTGACATCGAGCGGTGTCACGGTGGCCGCATGA
- a CDS encoding SDR family NAD(P)-dependent oxidoreductase: MIALITGASSGIGEVTARRIAREPGAKLVLVARRADRLEALAASLGGDVLVLAEDLTDTGAGPRIDAAVRERFGRLDLLVNNAGAGWRGAFADVGTANLRRTLELNLFAVAQLTEALLPLLRESAPSAIVNVASTAGRVARPGSGGYSASKFALIGWSDALHLEEKANGVHVGVVNPGFVVTEGFPQTELLASPSTRWMVSTADKVADAIMDVAGGKAERYVPRGYGVAAGARIFAPRLVRRVLGSQAGAAMKTSVTADD; this comes from the coding sequence ATGATCGCCCTCATCACCGGCGCTTCGAGCGGCATCGGCGAGGTCACCGCCCGCCGCATCGCTCGCGAACCCGGCGCAAAGCTCGTGCTGGTCGCGCGGCGCGCCGATCGGCTGGAGGCGCTCGCCGCGTCGCTCGGCGGAGATGTGCTGGTCCTTGCCGAGGACCTCACGGACACGGGCGCCGGTCCCCGCATCGACGCCGCGGTGCGCGAGCGCTTCGGCCGCCTCGACCTGCTCGTCAACAACGCGGGCGCCGGCTGGCGCGGCGCGTTCGCCGACGTCGGGACCGCGAACCTGCGCAGGACGCTGGAGCTCAACCTGTTCGCCGTCGCCCAGCTCACCGAGGCGCTGCTCCCGCTCCTGCGCGAGAGCGCGCCGAGCGCGATCGTCAACGTCGCGAGCACCGCCGGCCGCGTCGCGCGCCCCGGCAGCGGCGGCTACAGCGCGTCGAAGTTCGCGCTGATCGGCTGGAGCGACGCCCTGCATCTGGAGGAGAAGGCCAACGGCGTGCACGTCGGCGTGGTCAACCCCGGCTTCGTCGTCACCGAGGGGTTCCCCCAGACCGAGCTGCTGGCGAGTCCGTCGACGCGCTGGATGGTCTCCACCGCCGACAAGGTCGCCGACGCGATCATGGACGTGGCCGGCGGCAAGGCCGAGCGCTACGTCCCACGCGGCTACGGCGTCGCGGCGGGCGCCCGCATCTTCGCACCACGCCTCGTCCGCAGAGTCCTGGGCAGCCAGGCCGGCGCGGCGATGAAGACCTCGGTCACCGCCGACGACTGA